One genomic window of Methanosarcina acetivorans C2A includes the following:
- a CDS encoding DUF3344 domain-containing protein: protein MHIALGFFLYFGTGGKVTDRKLIFVLLTLILCSGVGLTLFTDAAAADEWVGGLPLTTVQTETVTGDLWFDATPAPNWGEQVVTKTFTLPEAAVAEPGRIAWARLYISAYCGHMQSDYAFSITNSWDGDNDGVYEQVWPETGHGAFQYIIDPNTWETLGNDNSEFDGHGTQEPYLMINDHENRVTSDYFMWYDVKDLIYGQTINVNVDTTGSYDGRIKVITLVVAYNDPSSTTQTTYWVNEGHDVCSYFTEDNFGEAAVGNTSFGTTGLSEVTSATLTVDYMASNNGCYGFPTADNNFEYTGGTPSVEGTFTNLQLDRDPDTQGAYSGIDSWNVTSSVTGSSDVTLGYARYFLGEGTAAFYKIPLAFLVVKSPIETSSQPPVADFTADVTSGDAPLEVQFTDASTGTVSSYAWDFDNDGTVDSTQQNPMYTYSTEGTYSVNLTVTNEDGSDSELKTDYITVTQAGQVATNDLSISGIVNTVPASAVFARETNPVKVLNVQNTGTATLTNISIAVYASDVSSGTVPVNTTTIASLAGDAKTTVTLIDPTIRDLEGGTVTYTAVIDPDNLIAETDETNNNKSSSAKPLRYNGYKGKGIYWEGGSNITTMHTFDLQGNLLYSTQPDSAYQAVGWESRTETWTASDLPVPDGSTIEKAFLYVAYNWDQTPGGYPWLNINFNGNTLDNGNISTGNGTLYRDWSNFGAYANYEYGLCVYDVTDKFSSAGNSLVMTPVGENKNALYPSTLVVVYGNDNETRKQIFINEECDELGLSASSYGTTPEEATAYAPFTGISIDVEKVTNAMLYSFAGSAGPDEGNLLFNGNIVATNAWQGSSNSGSPLAFDATNYINATGNEAGVQSTTSGGMDALQQILVIEYEESAPSAPVADFTATPTSGDAPLAVNFTDTSTGSPTSWFWDFGDGANASEQNVSHTYTSAGSYNVTLTVSNKGGSDEELKTDYVKVTEPSVSEPDLLVSALTLNAGESFANEENTVSAKVENSGTAAAGSFTVRFDVNDISTNVSVDGLSAGANITLSITDPSIRAYGDSVEITATTDTENSIIESNETNNALSITKTVVYNGYKGKRWTDGDDINTRATFEGKYDIIYSSGDSVYTSSKWLSVTDTWTSSDLSIPADASVVSARLYQPYSYNKMGIDPSFTAVFNGATISTDATYKDIKGYGSYNFPYGLYVYNVTDQFSTAGNTLVLTPEGSAGTTNDYALWGAYLIVVYSDQETTEKQIFINDEFDMLYSKSSYSVTSDEATAYANLSGVDTEDIGSAEVVSILASAGDSGKSKFFFNGEEYPGFWADYHDDSKIGFSVYNVTDGIASGANEARFQSYDAGTGGDNVYAMNAILVVEYSESAPMADFMANTTSGTAPLSVQFTDLSENATGWYWNFGDGANSTEQNPEHTYSAAGNYTVNLTVTNTAGSDSEVKTDYIMVSESSTPAEPIAMFTADVTGGTVPLTVNFTDQSAGSPTSWFWDFGDGANSTEQNPSHTYTSAGNYTVNLTVENAAGSDFELKSDYIEVSEASGPTVTLYFDPENSSVSENESTEISIVASNFPAGFSGYNMTVTLDDPAVAEIVDIEYPSWALITENSSLPATSIYLKAVDGEDAVKEGAADVVLATLTVSGKEKGSANLSIGVDRLDDDSGNVIEPTFLTGKIEVTLLSPLPDQEYAPRDLDGDGLYEDLTGNGEFSFVDVVAYFHNMDWIEENMPVEYFDFNGNGRIDFDDVVDMFAMI from the coding sequence GTGCACATAGCTCTGGGATTCTTTCTCTATTTCGGTACAGGAGGAAAAGTTACGGACAGAAAACTAATTTTTGTATTGTTAACGCTGATTCTGTGCAGCGGAGTAGGCCTTACTTTATTTACAGACGCTGCAGCTGCAGATGAATGGGTTGGAGGCTTGCCGCTGACAACCGTACAGACAGAAACAGTCACCGGTGACCTCTGGTTCGATGCAACCCCAGCGCCTAACTGGGGAGAACAGGTTGTGACCAAGACCTTTACGCTGCCTGAGGCCGCAGTAGCCGAACCCGGACGGATTGCCTGGGCCAGGCTTTATATCTCTGCTTACTGCGGGCACATGCAAAGCGATTATGCGTTTTCCATCACCAACAGCTGGGATGGGGACAATGACGGCGTTTACGAGCAGGTTTGGCCCGAAACTGGGCATGGAGCATTTCAGTATATTATAGACCCGAATACATGGGAGACTTTAGGAAATGACAACAGCGAATTTGACGGGCACGGGACCCAAGAACCCTATCTTATGATCAATGACCACGAGAACCGGGTGACGAGCGACTACTTCATGTGGTATGACGTAAAGGACCTGATCTACGGGCAGACCATCAATGTCAATGTCGACACCACCGGCTCGTACGACGGGCGGATCAAAGTCATTACTCTCGTAGTCGCATACAACGACCCCTCCTCCACCACACAGACCACTTACTGGGTGAACGAGGGGCATGACGTCTGTTCTTATTTCACCGAGGACAATTTTGGAGAAGCTGCTGTTGGGAACACAAGCTTTGGCACAACTGGCCTTTCTGAGGTCACTTCAGCTACCCTGACAGTTGACTATATGGCAAGTAATAATGGGTGCTACGGATTCCCGACCGCGGATAATAACTTTGAGTACACTGGTGGGACCCCCTCGGTTGAGGGAACGTTCACCAACCTTCAGCTCGACCGGGACCCTGATACACAGGGCGCTTATTCAGGTATAGATTCCTGGAACGTGACTTCCTCAGTTACAGGTAGCAGTGATGTCACACTCGGCTATGCCCGTTACTTCTTGGGTGAAGGGACCGCAGCATTTTACAAGATCCCCCTCGCGTTCCTCGTGGTAAAAAGCCCGATTGAAACGAGTTCCCAGCCGCCTGTGGCAGACTTTACGGCAGATGTAACAAGCGGGGATGCCCCCCTTGAAGTACAGTTTACCGATGCATCAACAGGGACGGTTTCATCCTATGCATGGGACTTTGATAATGACGGGACTGTCGACAGCACCCAGCAGAATCCAATGTATACCTACTCCACTGAAGGAACCTATTCTGTCAACCTCACAGTTACGAATGAAGATGGAAGCGATTCCGAGCTGAAGACAGACTACATAACCGTAACTCAAGCGGGTCAAGTGGCAACGAACGATCTTAGCATCTCAGGAATCGTCAACACCGTTCCGGCTTCTGCGGTCTTTGCCAGGGAAACAAATCCTGTGAAAGTTCTCAATGTCCAAAACACAGGAACTGCTACCCTTACCAACATTTCGATAGCTGTGTATGCAAGCGACGTTTCCAGTGGAACAGTTCCCGTAAACACGACAACGATTGCGTCCCTTGCTGGCGATGCAAAGACCACCGTAACCCTGATCGACCCCACCATCCGTGACCTTGAAGGCGGCACCGTGACCTATACTGCCGTTATTGACCCTGACAACCTTATAGCTGAAACGGACGAGACCAACAACAACAAGAGCAGTTCGGCTAAACCTCTCAGGTACAACGGGTATAAGGGCAAAGGCATCTACTGGGAAGGCGGAAGCAATATCACTACCATGCATACCTTTGATCTCCAGGGAAACCTTTTGTATTCCACACAGCCTGATTCTGCTTACCAAGCTGTCGGATGGGAGAGCAGGACCGAAACCTGGACTGCAAGTGACCTTCCGGTCCCGGACGGTTCCACCATAGAAAAGGCCTTCCTCTATGTTGCCTACAACTGGGATCAGACTCCCGGCGGATATCCGTGGTTGAATATTAACTTCAACGGAAACACCCTTGATAACGGCAACATCTCAACAGGAAACGGAACCCTCTACAGGGACTGGAGCAATTTTGGAGCGTATGCTAACTATGAATACGGGCTCTGTGTCTACGATGTAACCGACAAGTTTAGCTCTGCAGGAAACAGCCTTGTCATGACACCTGTTGGTGAAAACAAAAACGCACTGTACCCCAGCACCCTTGTTGTGGTCTACGGAAACGATAATGAAACCAGGAAGCAGATCTTCATCAATGAAGAATGCGACGAGCTTGGTTTATCTGCGTCCAGTTACGGGACCACCCCTGAAGAGGCTACTGCATATGCTCCTTTCACCGGCATATCCATTGACGTGGAAAAGGTCACAAACGCTATGCTGTACAGCTTCGCGGGAAGTGCGGGGCCCGATGAAGGAAACCTGCTTTTCAACGGAAACATAGTGGCAACCAATGCATGGCAGGGAAGTTCAAATTCAGGAAGCCCTCTGGCCTTTGATGCTACAAACTACATCAACGCAACAGGAAACGAGGCGGGAGTCCAGAGCACGACAAGCGGAGGTATGGACGCACTCCAGCAGATCCTTGTTATCGAATATGAGGAATCGGCACCTTCTGCGCCAGTGGCCGACTTTACGGCAACCCCGACATCTGGAGATGCCCCGCTGGCAGTAAACTTTACCGATACATCAACCGGGTCTCCGACTTCATGGTTCTGGGACTTCGGAGACGGAGCCAATGCTTCCGAGCAGAATGTCTCACACACCTACACCTCAGCCGGCAGCTATAATGTGACCCTCACAGTTTCCAATAAAGGTGGTAGCGATGAAGAGCTCAAGACTGATTATGTCAAAGTAACCGAACCTTCGGTTTCAGAGCCTGATCTCCTTGTCTCTGCCCTCACTCTTAACGCCGGGGAAAGCTTTGCAAACGAAGAAAATACCGTCTCGGCAAAGGTCGAAAATAGTGGTACTGCAGCCGCCGGATCTTTTACGGTCAGGTTTGATGTAAATGATATTTCTACAAATGTCTCAGTTGACGGACTTTCAGCAGGGGCTAACATCACACTTTCAATAACCGACCCTTCCATCCGAGCTTATGGGGACAGCGTTGAGATCACCGCCACCACAGACACAGAAAACAGCATAATTGAGTCCAACGAGACTAACAATGCCCTTTCCATTACAAAAACAGTAGTCTACAACGGATACAAGGGCAAACGCTGGACCGATGGGGACGACATTAACACACGGGCAACGTTTGAGGGTAAATATGATATCATCTACTCCAGTGGGGACTCTGTCTACACATCCTCAAAGTGGTTATCCGTTACTGACACATGGACATCTTCCGACCTGTCAATCCCGGCTGATGCAAGTGTCGTGAGCGCCAGGCTCTATCAGCCCTACTCTTATAACAAGATGGGTATTGATCCTTCATTCACGGCAGTCTTCAACGGTGCCACGATATCAACCGATGCAACCTACAAAGATATCAAAGGTTATGGCAGCTACAACTTCCCGTATGGTCTCTATGTTTACAATGTGACCGATCAGTTCAGCACTGCAGGGAACACGCTCGTCCTGACCCCTGAGGGAAGCGCAGGCACGACCAATGATTATGCCCTCTGGGGAGCTTACCTCATCGTTGTCTATAGCGACCAGGAAACAACCGAGAAGCAGATTTTCATCAACGATGAGTTCGACATGCTGTACTCCAAGAGCAGCTATTCGGTGACCAGTGATGAGGCGACCGCCTATGCGAACTTATCCGGGGTTGATACAGAGGATATCGGGAGTGCAGAGGTAGTTTCTATCCTTGCCAGTGCAGGCGACTCAGGGAAGAGTAAGTTCTTCTTCAACGGCGAAGAGTACCCCGGCTTCTGGGCAGATTACCATGACGATTCAAAGATAGGTTTCTCTGTCTACAATGTAACGGACGGGATCGCAAGCGGTGCCAATGAAGCAAGGTTCCAGAGCTATGACGCGGGCACCGGCGGTGACAATGTGTATGCCATGAATGCCATTCTCGTAGTTGAATACTCAGAATCTGCACCGATGGCCGATTTCATGGCAAATACAACCAGTGGTACTGCCCCTCTCTCAGTCCAGTTTACCGATCTTTCTGAAAACGCAACTGGATGGTACTGGAACTTCGGGGATGGAGCAAACTCAACTGAGCAGAACCCGGAGCATACTTATTCTGCGGCAGGTAACTATACAGTGAACCTCACAGTTACAAATACAGCTGGAAGCGATTCCGAGGTGAAGACCGATTATATCATGGTATCTGAATCTTCTACTCCTGCAGAACCTATTGCTATGTTTACTGCTGACGTAACCGGCGGGACTGTTCCTCTTACTGTGAATTTCACGGACCAGTCCGCAGGTTCCCCAACTTCCTGGTTCTGGGACTTCGGGGACGGAGCAAACTCAACTGAGCAGAACCCCTCTCATACGTACACATCAGCCGGAAATTACACCGTAAATCTGACTGTAGAAAATGCTGCTGGTTCTGACTTTGAGTTAAAATCGGATTACATAGAAGTTTCCGAAGCTTCCGGGCCAACCGTTACTCTCTATTTCGACCCTGAAAATTCCTCAGTTTCAGAAAACGAATCTACTGAAATAAGTATCGTTGCCAGCAATTTCCCTGCAGGTTTCTCAGGCTACAACATGACCGTTACTCTCGACGACCCGGCTGTTGCTGAGATAGTCGACATCGAGTACCCTTCCTGGGCTCTTATTACTGAAAACTCTTCCCTGCCAGCGACTTCTATCTACCTGAAGGCTGTTGACGGAGAAGATGCCGTTAAGGAAGGAGCAGCAGATGTTGTGCTTGCCACTCTCACGGTTTCTGGGAAGGAGAAAGGATCTGCGAACCTATCCATAGGAGTTGACCGTCTGGATGACGATTCAGGAAACGTCATCGAGCCGACATTTTTAACAGGAAAAATTGAGGTGACCCTTCTGTCGCCCCTGCCAGATCAGGAATATGCCCCCAGGGATCTTGACGGAGACGGACTCTATGAAGACCTCACCGGAAACGGGGAGTTCAGTTTCGTAGATGTAGTAGCATACTTCCACAACATGGACTGGATAGAGGAAAACATGCCGGTGGAGTACTTTGACTTCAACGGAAACGGAAGGATAGACTTTGATGATGTAGTGGACATGTTTGCAATGATATGA
- a CDS encoding PKD domain-containing protein: MKLTRKKFTGNLLRSLAVLLLFSLVVCTAAGEELYFEPQEAVFSDTGSVASLSLYLDQAPSGLAGYKLNLSISDPSVAQITGVEFPSWSGINNSSSLPADLVQIKAVDLEEKINAGDLDVFLGTVTVESLASGEANLTVSVDRLDDDSENTISVTVREAKLTSGTTSENPVVSILPAESTLSSGASQVFEIRADKFTEGISGYDFNLTLENPAVGKFTNVEYPSWVGLSENSSMPNTSIKVKAVDTNDVVKAGDENVLLANVTFVAETPGESEISLTFNRLDDDSGSNINAVAEASSVKVQGSSTLPVAKFTATPTSGDSPLTVQFTDESTGSPTAWTWDFGDGATATEQSPSHTYTSAGNYTVNLTVTNDGGSDSEVKTDYITVSESSTPTEPEPVAAFTADVTNGTVPLTVNFTDQSTEAPTSWAWDFDNDGTVDSTEQNPSYTYTSAGTYTVNLTVANAEGSDSEVKIDYITVSESSTPTEPEPVAAFIADVTNGTVPLTVNFTDQSTGSPTSWLWDFGDNTSATEQNPSHTYNSAGNYTVNLTVISESGNSSEVKADYITVSESSTPTEPEPVAAFTADVTNGTVPLTVNFTDQSTGMPTSWAWDFDNDGNMDSTEQNPSYTYTAEGNYTVNLTVSSEVGSDSEVKVEYITVTDSSTTPEARPDLIVSSIIPPSSITANTSCNIGATISNTGESDAGTFNATLSVNGAVVDTHAVSGIVSGSSATVNFSWKPVAAGYYSVKVSADAGNVIAESDETNNELADCIKVEEASSGSQSQNGSSSVSLNVTIVPVVCFEVSPSALKFGELSAGQTSEPQLLTLKNCGVSGIKVTAEVSDSSAEDNLFGLGLLLDSQIWSDYCNVIGSNSQENATAALHVPSDYTGTGNKKGTITFWAEVAE, translated from the coding sequence ATGAAACTAACAAGAAAAAAGTTTACAGGAAACTTACTGAGGAGCCTTGCAGTCCTTCTGCTGTTCAGCCTTGTTGTGTGTACGGCTGCCGGTGAAGAACTCTATTTTGAGCCCCAAGAGGCTGTTTTTTCAGATACCGGCTCCGTAGCAAGTCTGAGCCTTTATCTTGATCAAGCGCCTTCCGGGCTTGCAGGATACAAACTTAATCTCAGTATAAGCGATCCTTCAGTTGCCCAGATAACGGGAGTGGAGTTCCCCTCCTGGTCAGGCATAAATAATAGTTCAAGTCTTCCGGCGGATTTGGTCCAGATCAAAGCTGTTGATCTGGAAGAAAAAATAAATGCAGGAGATTTAGATGTCTTTTTAGGTACGGTAACTGTAGAATCCCTCGCTTCCGGGGAAGCAAATCTCACCGTATCCGTTGACCGGTTGGATGATGACTCCGAAAATACGATCTCTGTCACCGTCCGGGAAGCAAAACTGACTTCTGGAACGACTTCCGAGAACCCGGTTGTTTCTATTCTTCCGGCAGAATCTACCCTTTCTTCGGGCGCATCCCAGGTCTTTGAGATCAGGGCGGATAAATTCACAGAAGGTATTTCTGGCTATGACTTTAACCTCACCCTCGAGAATCCGGCTGTTGGAAAGTTCACGAATGTGGAGTATCCCTCCTGGGTTGGTCTTTCGGAAAACTCCAGTATGCCCAATACTTCGATAAAAGTAAAAGCGGTGGATACTAACGACGTTGTTAAGGCTGGTGATGAAAACGTTCTCCTGGCAAATGTCACTTTTGTGGCTGAAACTCCGGGGGAAAGTGAAATATCTCTTACTTTCAACCGCCTGGATGACGATTCAGGCAGTAACATAAACGCCGTTGCTGAAGCATCAAGTGTTAAGGTCCAGGGTTCTTCAACTCTGCCTGTCGCCAAATTCACTGCAACTCCTACTTCCGGAGATTCCCCCCTGACTGTCCAGTTCACTGATGAGTCTACCGGCTCGCCTACTGCCTGGACATGGGACTTTGGAGACGGAGCTACGGCAACTGAGCAGAGTCCTTCGCACACATATACTTCAGCAGGTAATTACACCGTGAATCTTACAGTTACGAATGACGGTGGAAGCGATTCAGAGGTGAAGACTGATTATATTACTGTATCCGAATCTTCTACACCTACAGAACCAGAACCAGTTGCCGCTTTCACTGCTGATGTAACGAATGGCACTGTACCACTCACTGTCAACTTTACTGACCAGTCTACTGAAGCACCTACTTCCTGGGCCTGGGACTTTGATAATGACGGCACTGTGGACTCAACTGAGCAGAACCCCTCGTATACATATACTTCAGCCGGTACTTACACTGTCAACCTCACGGTTGCCAATGCAGAGGGAAGCGATTCAGAAGTGAAGATCGATTATATTACTGTATCCGAATCTTCTACGCCTACAGAACCTGAACCAGTTGCTGCTTTCATTGCTGATGTAACGAATGGCACTGTACCTCTCACTGTTAATTTCACGGACCAGTCCACAGGTTCCCCAACTTCCTGGCTCTGGGACTTTGGGGATAACACCAGTGCAACAGAACAAAATCCCTCGCATACATATAATTCAGCCGGTAACTACACTGTGAACCTCACGGTCATAAGTGAAAGTGGGAATAGTTCTGAGGTGAAGGCCGATTATATCACTGTATCCGAATCATCTACACCTACAGAACCTGAACCGGTTGCTGCTTTCACTGCTGATGTAACGAATGGCACTGTACCTCTAACAGTTAACTTCACGGACCAGTCTACAGGTATGCCTACTTCATGGGCCTGGGACTTTGATAACGACGGAAACATGGATTCCACAGAGCAAAACCCGAGCTACACTTACACTGCCGAAGGAAATTATACTGTCAACCTAACAGTATCCAGTGAAGTGGGAAGCGACTCGGAAGTAAAGGTCGAATATATCACGGTAACCGACTCGTCGACTACACCAGAGGCCCGGCCGGATCTCATTGTTTCATCCATCATCCCGCCTTCCAGTATTACTGCAAACACCTCCTGCAACATCGGCGCCACCATCAGTAACACAGGCGAAAGCGATGCTGGAACCTTTAACGCGACTCTTTCCGTAAATGGAGCGGTTGTGGACACCCACGCCGTATCAGGGATTGTATCGGGCAGTAGCGCTACTGTTAATTTCTCATGGAAGCCGGTTGCTGCCGGATATTACAGTGTTAAGGTAAGTGCAGATGCGGGGAATGTAATAGCCGAATCGGACGAGACAAACAACGAGCTTGCGGATTGTATCAAGGTTGAGGAGGCTTCTTCAGGGAGCCAGAGCCAGAACGGATCATCAAGTGTGTCCCTGAATGTCACCATTGTTCCGGTTGTTTGCTTTGAGGTTTCTCCTTCAGCCCTCAAATTCGGAGAACTCTCCGCCGGACAGACCAGTGAACCACAGTTGCTAACCCTCAAAAATTGTGGAGTCTCCGGCATAAAGGTTACCGCTGAAGTAAGCGATTCTTCTGCAGAAGACAATCTCTTTGGCCTGGGACTGCTGCTGGATTCACAGATTTGGAGTGATTACTGCAATGTGATCGGAAGCAATAGCCAGGAGAACGCAACCGCGGCCCTACATGTTCCTTCTGACTACACCGGAACTGGAAACAAAAAAGGAACGATAACTTTCTGGGCGGAGGTAGCCGAATAA
- the nikR gene encoding nickel-responsive transcriptional regulator NikR, translating into MEAGLMRIGVSIPDALLTQFDEIIKKRDSPSRSEAIRDALISYITYYEWMEDIKGRRVGTIAVIYDHKKSGLSNSIINVQHHYSHLIKYSVHMYLDTDDCFELIVLDGNGQEITELAGSIIALKGVKFSKLTTVDPNKKI; encoded by the coding sequence ATGGAAGCAGGATTAATGAGAATAGGCGTTTCCATTCCTGATGCCCTTCTGACCCAATTTGATGAAATTATCAAAAAAAGAGATTCCCCCTCTCGTTCGGAAGCGATAAGAGATGCCCTCATCAGTTATATTACTTATTACGAATGGATGGAGGACATAAAAGGCCGCCGCGTAGGGACAATTGCAGTTATTTACGACCACAAAAAAAGCGGGCTTTCAAATTCTATTATTAACGTCCAGCACCATTACTCTCATCTGATAAAGTATTCCGTACATATGTACCTTGATACCGATGATTGTTTTGAATTAATAGTGCTGGACGGAAACGGCCAGGAAATTACAGAGCTTGCCGGATCCATAATAGCTCTCAAAGGCGTAAAATTCTCAAAACTCACAACAGTAGACCCGAATAAAAAGATCTGA